Within Armatimonadota bacterium, the genomic segment GCGTCTACAAGGCGGAAGGGGTGGTCCTGCGGCGGCGGGCGCTGGGGGAGGCCGACCGCGTCATCACCTTCTACACGCGCGAGCACGGCAAGGTGGACGCGGCGGCGCGGGGCGTCCGGCGGGGGACGAGCCGTCTGGCCGGCCGGCTGGAGCCCTTCACCCACCTCCGTCTCCTCCTGGCCCACGGTCGTTCGCTGGACGTGGTGGCCCAGGCCGAGGTCGTGGCGGCCCTGGCCCCGCTGCGCACCGACCTGCACCGCTTCGGGCTGGCCGCGCTGATGGGCGAGCTGCTCGACGCTGCCGTCCCCGAGCGCGAGGCCCTGCCGGCGCTCTTCGACCGCTTCGTGGCGGCGCTCCACCTGGTGGCGGAGGACGATGCCCTCCGGGGCGCCCTGTGGTTCGCCCTGCAGCTGGTCAGCCTGGCCGGGTTCGAGCCCCACCTGACCGCGTGCGCCCGGTGCGGCCGCCCACCCGGCGGAGGGGTGCGCTGGAGCCACGCCCTGGGCGGGGTGGTCTGCCCCGCCTGCGCCGGGCGGGACCCGCAGGCCGTGCCCCTGCGGCCGGAGGAGGCCGCCGCCCTGTCCCGCCTGCTCACGGCCCCTCCGGCGGCCGTCCCCG encodes:
- the recO gene encoding DNA repair protein RecO; translation: VYKAEGVVLRRRALGEADRVITFYTREHGKVDAAARGVRRGTSRLAGRLEPFTHLRLLLAHGRSLDVVAQAEVVAALAPLRTDLHRFGLAALMGELLDAAVPEREALPALFDRFVAALHLVAEDDALRGALWFALQLVSLAGFEPHLTACARCGRPPGGGVRWSHALGGVVCPACAGRDPQAVPLRPEEAAALSRLLTAPPAAVPAATPPRPERLLDLLRGYAEHRLEMRLRSPAVMGRFPPP